In Candidatus Nomurabacteria bacterium, the DNA window GGCCACTGGCCCGAGTGGAATAACAGAACTGGAGCCACGCGGTAAAATCGCAAAAAATCAACACCCCATCTAGTAGCGAAAGCGAACGATGGGGTTTTGAACTTATTAAGGTGGCAAGGTCATAGAATTCAAAATATAATAAAACCCCGTTTTCACGGGGCTTTTTCTGTATTTGTTTTGTTTTTTTGATATAATGGAAATACATGCAAAAGTACGTAAAATATTCTCTTAAATTAGCATATAGTTTTGTTTTGTCAGTCGTATTTTCTTTTTGTTTATCTGCAAGTATACCTATGATCTTTGGTGACAATTTAAGAGATTTTTTTGATTTTCAGGATAAACCATATGGATATGTAGGATTGTTTCTGCTTACTATATCTAGTATTTTATTTTTTGTGTTATACGAAAAAAATAATAGTATCTTTAGGTCATTTGAAAGAATAACAATACTTCTTATTTATTTTGTCATTTTATCCTCATTTTTTACAGCGAGTGTGCAATATTAAATATATGAAAACTATAGAAAAGATATACAAATTTATATACTCAGTCTTTCTTTCTCTACCAATTATTTTACTTATAAATGTAACTTTTATTCTTTTTTTTAAGAGAGCCTCTTTTTTTCATAGTTTTGCCACTATTGGCATAGCTATAGTTCTCTCTATACCTTTTACATTTTTGATATTCAGATCAGTTTTAAGAGAGCGAAGATTTATTTTGGTTGTAGAAAGGTCTATTATAGTTTTAGTATTCTTTTTTATTGCATTTATTTTTTCAAGATTAATTTTCTAGACAAAAATTAATCTTTGTTTTATATAAATCAGTATCTCTTTACTCTTCAAAAATTCGGGGGATTTTTACTACAATTGATAGACATGGATCATCGAAATTATGGATAAGAAATGGCGGAGACGCTCTCCCTTCACTTCTTTTGACAACGATACTCATATCATCATTTTTTTCAGGGATGAAAATCGTTGCCCCAGTCGGACAGGTATAGCATTTCTGCTTTTTGTTTTTTTCTGACATAAGAAAGATCCAATTTAGTTATCACCATATTACATCATATAAACTATAGTGTCAAGTTGTAATATTTATCGAAAAATATACGTTTTTTTGCTATAATCGAGGGACAATGGAGGGGAAATATGACCATAAAAACATAGAAAAAAATGGCCCTCCTTCGCTTCTTCTTCGCCAAGTCTACGAAGAACAAGGCAAGGCTACGGCGGGCGCACAGATATATGCACTAAGGTGAAATATTTAATTTAAGTATGAATAACTATGATCACAAAGGAATAGAACGTAAGTGGCAAGAGAGGTGGGAGAAAGACGGTATTTATACTGTTTCGGACAAGGAAGAAAACAAAGATAATTTCTATACTCTAGTAGAATTTACATATCCATCTGGAGATTTGCATGTTGGCCACTGGTACGCGTTTGCAGTGCCAGATATTTTCGCACGATATAAAAGGATGCAAGGATACAACTCACTTTATCCTATGGGATTTGATGCGTTTGGACTACCAGCAGAAAATGCAGCGATAAAACTAGGCGCAGATCCAAAGGTTTGGACATATGAGCAGATGGACAAGATGCGTGGGCAATTCAAAACAATGGGAGCAAGTTTCGACTGGGATAGAGAGGTAGTTTCTTGCGACCCGAATTATTACAAATGGACACAGTGGATGTTCAACCAATTTCTAAAAAATGATTTGGTTTATCGCGATACTACCAAGGTAAACTGGTGTCCCAAAGACAAGACAGTTCTTGCCAATGAACAAGTTGTAGACGGCAAATGCGAGCGATGTGGAAGTGAAGTAGAGCAGAAGAACCAGGATCAGTGGATGATTCGTATTACAAAATATGCCGATAGATTGATAGACGATCTGGATATTCTAGATTGGCCAGATGCGATAAAAGATGCACAAAAAGCATGGATAGGAAGAAGCGAAGGAAGTGAGATAAGTTTTTCTCTAAATTATGAAAAAGAAAAAGTAAAAAATGAATATTTCAAGTTTAGACCAGAACTTGTTGAATTAATTGAAAAAGGTTTGAAGACAGCAACCTTTAGAATGGAAGCTAAAAATGTTTCTGTTGGCGATATTGTTAGTTTGATTAATTGGTCAGATGGCAAAGAAAGTAATCAAAAAGAGTTTGATAAAGCTAAAATAATAAAAGTCTCGGAACATAAATTAGGAGATTTGCCACTTGATTATCCTGGTCACGAAAAAGATTCTTCAGTAGAAAAAAGACTTGCAAGGTATCAAGAATACTATGGCGACCACATAACAAACGATTCAACTGTTTATATATATGAATTTCTTCCTCTTTCAATTCGTGTTTTCACCACTCGCGCAGACACACTATTTGGCGTGACATATGTTGTACTTGCTCCAGAACACCCACTAGTAAATAAACTTCTTGATCAAGTAGAGAACAAAGAAGAAGTAGAAAAGTATATAGAAGAAACAAAGAAAAAGTCAGAACTAGAAAGACAAATTGGTTCAAAAGATCCTTCGACTGGCTCAGGACTAGGAAAAACTGGCGTAGAATTAAAAGGTATAACTGCAATAAACCCAGCAAATGGTGAAGAAGTGCCAGTTTGGATTGCAGACTATGTGCTTGCTGGGTATGGTACAGGTGCTGTTATGGCGGTACCTGCTCACGATGAGCGAGATTTTGAATTTGCAAAGAAATATGGATTAGATTCTAAAATAGTTATTGTGAATTCGACCGGAGAGTGTACAGACGATGCTATTTCAAGAAATGTTGTTAAATCTTTTATAGAAAAGGACGGAAATGTATATTTAGTAAGAGATATAGGTCCAAGCGGAAAGTCTTACTGGTCACTTCCTGGTGGTGGATATGAAGATGCAGAAGACGATAT includes these proteins:
- a CDS encoding class I tRNA ligase family protein, with product MNNYDHKGIERKWQERWEKDGIYTVSDKEENKDNFYTLVEFTYPSGDLHVGHWYAFAVPDIFARYKRMQGYNSLYPMGFDAFGLPAENAAIKLGADPKVWTYEQMDKMRGQFKTMGASFDWDREVVSCDPNYYKWTQWMFNQFLKNDLVYRDTTKVNWCPKDKTVLANEQVVDGKCERCGSEVEQKNQDQWMIRITKYADRLIDDLDILDWPDAIKDAQKAWIGRSEGSEISFSLNYEKEKVKNEYFKFRPELVELIEKGLKTATFRMEAKNVSVGDIVSLINWSDGKESNQKEFDKAKIIKVSEHKLGDLPLDYPGHEKDSSVEKRLARYQEYYGDHITNDSTVYIYEFLPLSIRVFTTRADTLFGVTYVVLAPEHPLVNKLLDQVENKEEVEKYIEETKKKSELERQIGSKDPSTGSGLGKTGVELKGITAINPANGEEVPVWIADYVLAGYGTGAVMAVPAHDERDFEFAKKYGLDSKIVIVNSTGECTDDAISRNVVKSFIEKDGNVYLVRDIGPSGKSYWSLPGGGYEDAEDDISALTREIMEETPFRNIKIGQFIGASRHCYDFKAIKNSRLTKIFYASYDIENKNSNPQVPGNWFPKDEAIRMLLEDGIIIEGNILSNYFEGKINTDNGILINSGNFNEITSEEAKKKITEFVGGKMVKTYRLRDWGISRQRYWGCPIPIVYDPEGKAHAIPDEHLPWILPTDVDHTPDGTPPLARSKELFERTEKIFGEGWKPEVETMDTFVDSSWYFYRYLDNKNEKEFASIDSMDAWMPIDMYMGGAEHTTMHLLYSRFWTKALYDLGLVKDNEAYKMRRNRGLILGPDGNKMSKSKGNVINPDEVVDRLGADTVRLYLCFMGPYGVTVNYPWDPNGVVGVRRFLERVWKLKEKIDPEKKVCRTDPLVHKTIKGVTSDMEEFKFNTAISKMMILSNALEGEDKIVEASYKALLRLLSPFAPHITEELWQSFGHSSSGSEQGTESIHLSSWPEYDESMTKDETVMIGIQINGKVRGEVEVGDEDTEESVREKVMSIDKIKPWLEGKEIKKFIYVSKKIVNIVV